The DNA window ttttttttttagggaagtTGGAACTGCTTAATGacactttcattcatttcaaaggggagagatgatttgagatacaagtactGTGAGTAACATTTAAGTGCAAATGATCACAGCGGTACCATCTGGGCCTCAGGTAAACCCTGCATATTTATCAATGATAATTGAGACGGTGCGTTTTAAACTCTGCCAGTGCCATCGTGCAGCGCGACTTCAACAAGCAGAACAGGAAGACGGCGGCACGCTGGAACTTTCCGTCCGGCCGGTAAAGTGCGCTGTCATCCTCGGGAGGCCCACGTCACCACTTGGACAGAAGGAAGGGGTTCGACAGGGTCTGGACAGCTTCTATATCTGCCGTGTTTATAGCCCTCCGtcctaaatgtttttaaacaaagctGTGCTGGGATAGACCAAGTACAAGCTCGTGCAAGCTCTCCGATAAAAGCTGCATCGACAATACAATAACGTCGTATCTGACGGAATGTAAAGCATCAATAAAACAATGTATGGTgagggatgtttaaaaaaacaatacctgGTTCATCCGTGCCCATCTCGTTCCATTTGTTGCTTAGCTCCTGTTGCTCGGCCGCTGGCCTCTGTGGCGCAAACACGACAAAGTCACACAATGGTTACGCACGCACACCCGCACGAGCTGACTGCTTgctagtttttttccccccctttcttcTACCGCTGTGTGTATTTTACCATTCGGGCCAAAGGCACTGCCAGCTCGGTGCTCATGCTGTTCAGACTTTTCAAGATGCGCCTTTCCCAGCTGgcctgtgacacacacacacacacacacacacacacacacacacacacacacacacacacgcgttacAACAGACTGAAGGTCAGAAGTCACAGAAGTGGCAGCAGGAGTAAGTCAGAGGCTAACCTGGGCCTTGCGCATGTAGGCCAAGGGCTCTTTTAGGTGCTCTGGGGGGGGCGCCGGGAGGCTCGGTGGCAGCCCACCGCTGGAAATAAAGgcaaatgactttatttcttcGACGCCCCAAAAAGTCAAAGCCGTCGTCTTTTTCTTTCCAAACGGGTGGGTGGTCATGACTGATGCGTCCTTGGCGCAAAATAAACCTCATTGAAGCTCATCTAAACAGCTGCAAGTGCATGCGGGGGGCTGAGTGATGGAGGGAGGGTTGGGATGGGGGGGCAGTTGAGTGTTTTCATCTGGAGAAAAGATGAGAGCTGCTCGTTTCGCAGCAGCCTCCGTAACTGACATAACGGGATATTGGAAGCATTTTGAAAGGACATCTCTCCCCAACAAACTggacaaaaaaatgtgcaattaatTAAAACCATTTTCATATCTCACAACTAAGCTGTTATCAGtattttaagtaatatttttcgGCTGTGAATCCAAAGTCAGGAGAATGTTTTCATCCTTATAATCTCCCTAACAGTGCAGAAAATACCTACTGCACATGTGAGATTGGGACTCAAATAGAGTAGTTAGTTTTGACATGCATTTTCTTATTGTTGCAAAGGCATGACCCAATTTTTTACAACTTCAGAATTTTTGTTTAAACCATTAAatttacatgttcaaagtgccTTTCATAATACCTTAAGAAATTAAGGATGAATGTTACAACTGCACGTACAACAAGTCAAATTGAATACATTCGCACAAACTAAGTTAGGTCATGGTACtgagcttttctttttaggaaagggaaacaatagtttgtcttccttTTGGGAAAGTGCAACATTCTACTTACACGTGTAATTCTCGATGCACTGCATTCTGGAGCTTCCTTTCCCAGCCTGTCGAAAacgcaacaacaaacaacaacaacaacaacaaaataacacgtGTGCTGCTTTTTGTAATCTAGCAATGTCGCACCTGAGCTTCTGAGGAAACCGCGCACGTCCTCCTTGAGAGAGTCCAGTTGGATCTCCGGTTGATGTAAACAATCCTGGAATCGTTTCGAAAGAGaatgcgaatgtttgtttgtttggggttAGCCGGACGCTAATGCTAGCATACTCACTCTGGCTTGCCGCTCCATTTGAGCGTGCAAATGGCTTCTCTTCAGGCGTCGGACAAGCTGAGTAATAGTCAGCGACAACTCGGTGTCTTTGTCCATGTTTCTGTCACGCAGCCGCGACGCGTTTGAGGACGAAAAATGTTTGAATGGCGAAGAGAGATTTTAATTCGGCCCGAACTAAAAGCTGCGTCTGCTACGGCGAGGCCACTGGGACAAACCTAACAATTCGGCATacagcacagacgtgctgtGGAGTCATttgaaaaagacatttgcttCAAGGTCCAATTTAATAATCACACCGACTATTAACGATATGAGATTATATACAATCTTATTTTCTTACTTGAATTTTGCACAATAGAGGGTGGACAAAACGTAGgtttacactttttaaattaacttaaagatGGTATAAGAAAAAGGAAGTGAAGGCAGGAGGAAAAATCAACATAAGGAAACAAGGAACTATGTAAGGAAGAGGGATAGGATGGAACCACacaaggaaaaggaaaaaagggtGAAAGGTAGGAAAGAAACAAGGATGTATGGAtgggaggaaaaaggaaaaggaggaCAGACGCATAGATGAAATTAGGAACTGAACAGGTAAGACAAGGACGACCAAgacaacaaacatttaaaaccctACCTAAAAACCTTAACCCATGCTAGAAACTCTTCTTTGAATTGATGACACTaaattgtttaataaatgtcagtcacaaataaatgcacaataaaataaaaagcaaaaaaaaaaaaaaacttttgtctgACCCTGAAGTGTAAATACATCGCCACGTGACGTCACGAGTCCCGAATGACGTTGCGGGGGGCGGCCGTCTGTGATGCGCCGGAGTGTCACTAAGTGATGACGTCAAGAAAGCCGACTGGTGACAGGGACAGACCCTTGAGGGGCCACTCCAAGCCAGAAGAGAGTCCAGAGCAGACCGAAGCGCAAgtgcagccagccagccagccagccagccagcacggtagtgggggggggggcgggggggaagaCTCCAAAGAAACTCATACAAATCACACATTCCCCCTCTCCGCACCATGGACGCCTTCACCTTGCGCGAAATGCTCAACTCGACGGAAATGAGCAGGTTTTTGTGCAACTTGGGCGTCAGCAACTTGTCGGGTTGTGAGCCTGCGAGAATCGTTCGACCGGACGTGAGCGTGAAAGGTATCGACTATTTGTCTGCTTGCTTCCAATTATTGCCCTTTGAACTTGGAATGGACGGGTTCGCTGCGTAATTGCGCATTACGCACGCTGGAATTCAAAGCGTCTGTTCTGCACGTACGCGTCATTTTGAGTGTTCTTCTTGTGGCGTCCCACTCACGTAGATTTCGACAACGCCGTGCGTGTCTTCCTGTACTGCGTCATCTTCCTCGTCAGCGTGGTGGGCAACGGTCTCATCGTCGCCGTGCTGTCTCGGAACCGGCGCATGCGCACCGTCACCAACCTCTTCTTGCTCTCCCTGGCCGTGAGCGACCTGATGGTCGCACTGGTGTGCATCCCCTTCACCCTCATCTCCAACCTCATGCGGACCTTCATCTTCAGCAACGGCACATGCAAGATGGTCATGTACTTTATGGGTACGGTGCCGTGGAATGAATGCCTCCTTACAGTACTGACATTTCCTTGGGGCGTACAGAACCAAacattgtactgagcagccgcCCTTACGCCTTGGCACGTGCAACCTTTTTGGCAGAAATTGTCTTCAACTTCTAACGCTACCCTCTGCAAGCCATTTGTAAGGTTCAACTTTCAGGCGTCAAACTGGTTAAGTCCTTAGCGATACCATCTGCAACCCGTTTAGGCAGCAAACAAATTAAGCGCCTAATGCCCAAACAGTAACAGGGACGCATCCTCTAATGCCACATTGAATGGTTTTCCTGGAACCCTAaattcaaatgttctttttgtccCAGGGGTCTCTGTGAGTGTTTCCACCTACAACATGGTGGCCATCGCGCTAGAACGCTACAGCGCCATCTGCAGACCTCTGAGCTCCAAGACGTGGCAGACCAAGTCGCACGCGCTGAAGGTCATCAGTGCCACCTGGCTGACGTCCTTGTCTCTGATGCTGCCCTACATCGCTTCCAGCTCCCTGAAGCCATTTAATCGCCGCGACAACACCGTCGGCTACATGTGCCGCATGATGTGGCAGAACCAAAACCTCCTGGCATACTGGTACGCTGAAAACGAGGCCAAAGATAGACAGCATGGATGTGAGCTGGATTTCAGGCCTTTGTCACTTGCAGGTATACGTCCTTGTTGCTGCTGCTCTTCTTCCTGCCCGGTGCCGTGATACTGACCGCCTATGGACTCATCTCTGTGGAGCTCTACAAGGGCATCAGGTTCGAGCTGTCCAACAGGACATCAGCCAAAGGTACAGCAATCTGCGACCCATTCAGGGAGGGAACTGGTTAAGCCCCTAACGCTACCATCTGCAACCTGTTTAGGCAACTGGCACAGTCTTCTGACATTCTCGTCTATTTGCAGACAGACCAGCCAGCTTTAGCAGCCTTCGAACAAGCGACAGCGATGGCTGctaccttcatttaaaaaagcgATTCACCGCACATGGGAAAGGCAATGCCGGCAATGCTGCCACCACGGTGGGCCGCTTGGGCATCCGAAGCAACACCGCCAACCTGCTGGCCAAGAAGCGAGTGGTCCGCATGCTCCTGGTCATCGTCTGCCTGTTCTTCGTGTGCTGGACCCCCATCTTCGTAGTCAACGCGTGGCAGGCTTATGACCCGCGGTTGGTACACCGTCTGACGGGCGCGCCCATCTCCTTCATTCACCTCCTGTCGTACACGTCCACCTGCGTCAACCCCATCATCTACTGCTTCATGAACAAGCGGTTCCGCCAGGGAATGGTGACCACCTTCTCGTCCTTGCAGCTCAAGGCGCGCACCATGGACCTTTGGAACCAGATCATCGAGGCGAAATGGTACGAGGGGCCCGAGGAGAGCGCTCTGCACAGGCGCCAAGAGAGGCGGCGGCAGAAGCGCCACCAAAAGCATCAGGAGAAGCGCCAGCAAAGGCTGGCGCGGCGCCACGTGCCGTTCCCCCAGCAACTCGTCAAGGAGAGCGTTCAGGAGAGTCCCCAGCAGATCCCCGAACCGATGCCCGAGCCGAACAATGAGAACTCAATTGAGGAGATCGGCGATTCGTTCGTGGAGCTGTACATCCCTCCGTACCCTGAGCAGCAAGTCGAGCAGAACCCGGACCAGAACGCCGAGCAAAACCAAAGTCAAGGGGCTCTCGGCACCCTCACCTCGTACATCAGCTTCACCAGCATTCGCTCGCTGCTACCGCCGGAATTGGTCTGAAGTGGATTTCGGTGAACTCGTGGGCTGCCACATTTGCACTCTTGACTGTGGAAAAATGGTTCCTTCATCAGTCAACATGTACTTCAAGGCAGGAAAGTCTTCAAAAAACATTGTGCAGCACCAAAGTAGCTTTAGAAGCTCCACAGGCCACAATATTCTCCAGCATAGTCCTtctatatacacacactacACATGTACTACCATAGGGACCAATGAAAAGGGATGGTACTAAAAGGCCTTGATTTACAAAGCAACATTCTTACTTGAATATCAAAAATTGTTTCCGATATCTTTGAAGCCAAAAAGCAAATAGATGGGATTTTCCAAGCTGTATGATGGCTGAAACAGACTCACAAATCACAAGCTAGTGTTTATTCTCAGACCTCAGTCTTATCTTTATGTTAGTGGGATGTAAACACCTGCGCCTTGGAAACATTCCCAGTATTGCCCAGCAGACTTCCACGGACTCAATCTGCAAACGGGGAGAATGAGGTCATTTCACCTGTACAGAACATTTATTGATGCTGTGTGTgcctatttttcaaaaatggctAGTAACTTTGAGATGATTGAATCTAGACCACAAAAGAAGTTCCAGTTTGATTGTGACCCGGTTCTTGGGTGGAAATATTTTTCATTACGCTTCTGCTGacccattaaaaaacaaacatacaaagtTAGACTTTATTACTTTTtgtttattctgttttatgccatttccccccttttttttttttttttcaatgacatACAGATTTCAGAATGATCCAGAGCCGTGatatgtacaaaaacaaagactatgctattcccccaaaaattttaatgaaatacaaaatactcACCCCCTTGTTTTTGATGCTATTGCTAAATGTTAAACAGTACAGGTTTCTACCCTTTGAGCACTGAGTATACTACCACAATGACCAGTACTAGAATAACACAGATACAGTAAGTGAGCGAAGGATAGTGACAGTGATATTAAATAAGGGGTGTAAatagtgagagagagaaaaaaagtttgcactTCTAAATtgtcttaaaggtcccatgccatcaaaatcataataaaaaaatggttttaagtttgacatttatgctgtttgtcgattgaatacaaaaggcaataaacgagataaggcttgcaaaacgacCGGATGAGATGTCTCTGTTTGTGATTTAGATGGTTActaattattcaagtacctgcccacttggtggttggtacccacccgCTCAACACAGCTGAACGGCAACATGGCATTTCTGGGTTCTAAGCGAGCGAGTCTCAGCCGCTCCCAAGCCATACAAACACAAGTCTATAAAGTGTACATGTTGGTTTACAACAAAATGTATGATGCCACTGTTGATAAAACAGTAAAGTTTGCATTCATTGTCTCCAAAATGTGCATGAGCGATATACGTTGCGTGCAGACTCACTTCAAGTGAATTGGAGTGGAGGACGAGCATAACCTCaaaatactaatactaatattattagtgggccaacaatccaacgcttgctGAATTGTGCTCCGGAACGATGGATCCCACATCGAAGAGATCCAAACGCAACGTCGCTAGGAACGCTTTGCTGCCACAAGACGCCATATCATCACCAAGGACCGATCAGAGCAAAGCTAGTTTACATATCAAATAATGGGAAATCCGGCCTTCTCAATTGCCTGGCGTAAAAGACCAACGAGAATGGCCTGAtaaagggcatcctgggcattccCAACCCAAATGATCAGGCACacctgataaaaggacatcaaagattttgacaacaaaaacaaaacaatgatggcatgggacctttgaGTATGGCTTAGCgagatttttatttctttattttaaatgttatgtttaAAGCTGCCTCTCACTGTGCAGTGCATGAAAAAGACCTACATGATCAGACATTTGGCATTTGTAAGAGCTTACATACATTGTTCGGCTCTCATTATAaccgttaaaaaaacaaaagctgcttccagaagagagggggggaaaaaaagggataaTGATAAGAAGGCATGTAACATGTTTTTGCAGCCCTCCGTGAAGTCCCTTTAAACACAGAAAGGCTCACAGTTCGAGCCCGGTGCACTCGTCGGAAAAGGCGCGagacgaggaggaagatgagggtcgacatgtaaacaaaacccaaaaataTCACCGGAGGCGGAGGAGGGCCGGACCTGGCTGCTAAAGGGTATTTGTGTCGCTACACTCTGCTTCGTTGCTCGACAAATCCACACATTTACCGATGATCACgataacaatgacaaaaatcCCAGGCCCACCGAGGCAGCACAGGCAATAATGCACTTTTTTGACATGAGGGGGAAACTTTGTaccaataatttaaaatattaaaatatcaaACATTACATGACAAACAGGCAGATGAGGGTGGCATAACTTAATTTGTggttgccttttttgtttttttttgttccaaacTTATTGGCGCACTTCATTCAGCACACATTCAACTTTACAGTCGTATGGTAAGGTCACACATATTGCCTGCTTTATCTTCCTTTTGGACTATTTGGAGAGTCAATGGAGTGTGTCCAACTCAATATTTCTTTTCAacgacacgcacacacgcacgcggaATATACTGGCTGGTGAAGTCGTAGTGCTCATGAGCTGTACAATATTGCTGTTAGGAAAGCTTGAACAACACAAAGAAGGCCTTGATATGCTCCGTGAGTGCAACCACTTGATTTAGAAAAACGAAGGCTCTCGTGTGACAGTACCGGCGGAGAAACTGGACATAAAGGTGAGCagaagcgtttttttttttttttttttttttttttttttgtcactgaaCTTGTCAGTAAGGCCACATTGAAttgaaaaagtgtcttttttgttGCTCTCACTTGGAAGACGTGTCCACGTGATCCACGGACACACATATGGactttatacacacacagttcTCTTGCACAGGACTAAGGCTCTCACGCTCTTTCTTTCCAGACTTGTATGAgtctgttctttttatttttttttgtccgtgaagaaagaaaaaaaaaaaaaaaaaaagagctccaGTGATGAGTGGGAATCCAAAGCGGAGACATGGCGCACGTATTGCAGGCAAGGCAGAGGCGTTGCTTAAAGCTTTTCTTTTAAAGACTTCATAAAAACCAAGGAGAATAAAAAATAGGCCCTCTGAGGTGGTTCCCctgacacatgcacacgcacacacacacacacacacgcgcgtgcacacacacttttagATTCTCCCCCCTCCAACAGAAGAAAGAGGGAAAGTAAGGGcaggggtttggggggggggcacaagttCATAGGAGGAATACAAACTATTTGGTAACAAAAGTGTACAATatgttttatataaaaaaggTATGGAGAAAAGTGTACCTTTACTAAAGCTTATACAAGATCCTtggtccagaaaaaaaaaaactacgttAACGTCACGTTTGTGTGTCCCTCTGCGTCCTCACGCCGCCTCCGACAAAAACACATCCCCAAAGCACAGCTAATGCAGGAGGAATACTTGGGATTGGGAAGCATTTGGAGGGCAGTGCAAAATGGGAACGGGAACAGGAACCTGTACCGGGAAGCGGCGACATTCCCGAACACCAGGACCGGATCCCGGCGGGGGGTGAGGAGACCACGTTCTGCCCTGTCCTGTCACGAGGGCAGCTTTGTGACATCACTCCTTCAGATTTACCCCGCGTTTCTTCCTTTGTTCCGAACATTTATTTCGTTACGTCATTCCCATATTATCCATAACTGAAACACagaactttttttgtgtattttgttgaaGTATTCCAAATTGTTCTCTACCTGGCGGTATCCTAGCTCGTGGATTGAGCGTTAGGAGACCACGGCGGCGGCAGCTGACGAGGACGTTACGCCCGTTCCGGGACCGTAGACGCCGGCTCCCGCCTCCGGGGGGCCGCTGTTGCTCAGCAGGCCCGAGTTGCTGGCCCGCAGGATGGCGCCGGCGGCGTTGCAGTGCGGCCGCGGCCCGGGCTCCGGCGTGTAGGTGAAGGTCAGTGAGGTGGAGTAGATGAGGCCGTCGTTCCTTACCAGCGTGACGGGCACCTGGACGGGCTGCCGCACCCAGCGCCAGCCTTCGCGGAAGGCAGAGATGTCGGGCACTACGCACAGCATGCTCTCCGCACACCTGCGGACAggaaaattatttctttttctgggatgcaccgataccatttttttttacaggtacagtggtgcctgCTATCAATCCGTTCCAACTTCCCTCCCACCAAAAAACTAATTGTTTGTAATGCACGCTATAATAGTACACATACAGTAAGAAGAATTAAACAAAGTAAAGAAAAGACCAATTCTTGTCACATTTCAGACTTCAAATCTCACTTTGTGCTGCTCAATGTGCtgtggccacctgggggcagtacaataaagacatactgtacatggaactggtgtcagctcctcagtaagcagCAGTGACGCAAGTCATTCTTCACGGAGGATATAGAATGCCTGTGagcctacatgtgttgctccacagtTTGCGCTCAAATATCCATCGCTTAAAGGATTATAACACTTCAACACCAGTGCTAGTCATGAGCCCATCGATGGCATTTCCCGTTATGTGTTGGCATTTAACCAGTGGACTTTAAGGTAAAGTTATCATGGTTGTGACGTAATTGTCTCTGCTTTATGTTAACTTTGGCACTacacctcaactgggagtggtatTAAACAGCGTGAAGCCTGATTTGGAATTGttcatctgccaaactgctgattTTTGTGAAGgaagttctttttcttttttttcttttttttttatatggtctctatatCACAGATATTCATTGTGGATGGGTCTGGCATGTATCCCCTGTGAAAAACGGGCATttactgtatagaaaatggttggaagGACGTGGCAAAGACGCACCTGTACATGGTCTCAGCCTCGACGTCTCCGAACCACACACGCAGATTCGGAGTGAAGTTCTGTCCCGTCAGCTCCAGCATGGCCACGTCTCCGCCACCGTTGAGCTGCACAgagacaaacatggaacaacgGGTCAGGACTCTCACTCCCATCGCATACCGTACAGTTGCTATGATCGGACACAGAACACTGCCGAATCCATGATCGTATTAAGAAAGGGACAGGTCAATAAAACGCTCGGCAATCAAAATAACCTGTAGGCTCTCGACCACAGGCACGGGGGTGACAGGCGACTGGACCGGGCCCATGCCCTCGTAGAAAGTGTACTCGGCCTTGTCCGTGCTGATGATTGTCCAGGAGGCGCCGTCGTTGATCATCTCCTTGTTTGGTTCCTTTGGGCACGGTGTGGCCTGGAAGAAGGGAGCGCGTGATTGCAACAGACAACAGCCATTTTTCTCcgcaaattttaaaaattaactaATTCACttcatactgaaaaaaaaacaaaaagttggcACACACTCAGTCCACACTAAAAAATAGTGACTGAAACaaaggcattgcaattgcacaaataATGCTCCtaagaataaatcaatgaaaaaatTATTAAACTATTTACTTAGCACTGACATTGCAACAatgcacaatataaaatatatatatatatatatttttttaaattgtttttaaagggaGCAGTCCACAAACGTTTTAGCGCCACTGACCATTTTCATGTTAAGACTTTTCCCCTACTAGCTCGTGTATTAGCATCTCAGAAGGGGCATGTCGTATTTACCCATGTTCATATTTATTGTGAGTCCGCGTGTCACAAGCCACGTTGCATACGTCAAGCACGACGCCTTCGGATGAGAATGGGCGCCGCTCATATTGAAAACAATGAacgggttttttttattttatatattttttaagtcatGCACccatgtgtttatttatttattttttttaaacaaatgcgcCTGTGCCACCCCTCGGGATATTGCCACCCCTATCAAACCCACTTGAAACTGGATGATCCTTTCTTGCGAGAGGCACAGGTACATGCGCTCGGTGTCCTTCAGGTAGAAGGCACACTTGTGGAGCTGGGAGACCGGATCGTCGGCGTCCAACAGCGCCGTCTGCTTATCCACCTTACGGATGATCTGACGAGAGGCAGAAGGATGAGAGTTAAGGAGAGTGAAAGAAAGGAGTCGGGAAGGTGCAGGGCTTTCTTCCGTACCAGTCTGGGCAGCGCCATGCCGGTCACCGAACACACGAGCTTGACCGTCTGGCCGTAATGGATGTAACCGTCTCTCACCGTGAACTCTTCCCCCTCCGACTCCTCGTCATCCACTGGAACAGAAGAGCCATCGCTCAATTATCACTAGGGCACCGTGCGAGGCTTTTGGGGTGGAGGGACTTACGCAGATGGATGTAGAAGGCTCCCCATTGCTGGGAGCTGGCGTGGAAGTTGCCCCCCTCTACATGGAGATAGCGCGTGCTGACTGTTTGGGAACGCAGACGATTGAACAGCGCCACCTTAGTGCCTGACGCGATGCATACTGGAGACAAAGAGAAGAGGGaggttttttgtgttgtttttctcccccccccctcaatcaGGCCCATTGAGTATTAACATTATCAAAAGTCCTGtagtatttgttgcattcatgcAGCCCTATTTTCCTAAATTGGTTAATGAAAACGTATTGTTTCATTGATCATGAAATAAATGGTTCATttattaattgtaaaaaaaaaatatatatatatatatatatatatatatatatatatatatatatatatattttttttttaaatactgttttgaaaatattctaaattattctaaaaatgtttaacCAAGTCAATTTAATAAAACTTACAAAGAgattgaattattttaaaaattaaactaTTGAAACCAACTAACAAATTCAACGTTCTATTTTATCCAAAAttggttgtatttttgtattcatttaaattgaaataaaatttaaaacaaacactgcaAATGAAGTCaatgttatattatttatagccgaattgttgaattaaaattaaaacaatttttaactgaaaattaattttagatttgattaaatatacagtaattatgaaaataaaaatgagaatgaattattgGTATTATTGAAATGAACTACTTTCCATACAGATTCAAGATTGTATTTTACTAAATTGGTGAACTCTACAAccaatttatttgaataaattactttattaaattaatttgaatacatttgcattttttattgattgtatTACATGGccaattataattaaaaaactaGATTAGaacattttacatatacattttgtatttaactaAATAACTGCTtgattaattaaattattgcattattattccaaattattatttataaaaaacattcacacacgttttaactttttttttttttaaccaccaaAACTACAAATGACCTGACCCACGTGtctcttttgaaaatcaaatatggcccttgagcacaaaaattgGCCCACCCCCGGGTTCCATCATGACCCCCACGACCACGAACCCCTGCTTCTAAAGCAGCTGTGTTAACAGTGAGAGATAAGCGTCGAGAAAAATAGCCTGTGAACGTTGCAGGTGCCCTGCTTGTGACATAACTAAATGACCGCACTACTTACAGTCGGCATTTTTCAGGGACTGTTTCTTTTTGGAGGGCTTGGAGATGACCTTGATCCTCTTGCTGAGGAAGACACCGATGTCGGCGCTGTTGCCGTAGAACATCTTGACAGACAACATGAAGTGCTTTCTCTTGTCGGAGTCCGATATGTACAAGGTTTTGGCAGTGCAATAGTTCTGGGGATGGGAGATGGTGGAGGACGAGGTGATTCATATGAGCGTGGAG is part of the Phyllopteryx taeniolatus isolate TA_2022b chromosome 23, UOR_Ptae_1.2, whole genome shotgun sequence genome and encodes:
- the cckar gene encoding cholecystokinin receptor type A isoform X1; amino-acid sequence: MDAFTLREMLNSTEMSRFLCNLGVSNLSGCEPARIVRPDVSVKDFDNAVRVFLYCVIFLVSVVGNGLIVAVLSRNRRMRTVTNLFLLSLAVSDLMVALVCIPFTLISNLMRTFIFSNGTCKMVMYFMGVSVSVSTYNMVAIALERYSAICRPLSSKTWQTKSHALKVISATWLTSLSLMLPYIASSSLKPFNRRDNTVGYMCRMMWQNQNLLAYWYTSLLLLLFFLPGAVILTAYGLISVELYKGIRFELSNRTSAKDRPASFSSLRTSDSDGCYLHLKKRFTAHGKGNAGNAATTVGRLGIRSNTANLLAKKRVVRMLLVIVCLFFVCWTPIFVVNAWQAYDPRSRRAPWTFGTRSSRRNGTRGPRRALCTGAKRGGGRSATKSIRRSASKGWRGATCRSPSNSSRRAFRRVPSRSPNRCPSRTMRTQLRRSAIRSWSCTSLRTLSSKSSRTRTRTPSKTKVKGLSAPSPRTSASPAFARCYRRNWSEVDFGELVGCHICTLDCGKMVPSSVNMYFKAGKSSKNIVQHQSSFRSSTGHNILQHSPSIYTHYTCTTIGTNEKGWY
- the rbpjb gene encoding recombination signal binding protein for immunoglobulin kappa J region b isoform X2, encoding MAPVVTGKFGERPQPQRLTREAMRNYLKERGDQTVMILHAKVAQKSYGNEKRFFCPPPCVYLMGSGWKKKKEQMERDGCSEQESQPCAFIGIGNSDQEMQQLNLEGKNYCTAKTLYISDSDKRKHFMLSVKMFYGNSADIGVFLSKRIKVISKPSKKKQSLKNADLCIASGTKVALFNRLRSQTVSTRYLHVEGGNFHASSQQWGAFYIHLLDDEESEGEEFTVRDGYIHYGQTVKLVCSVTGMALPRLIIRKVDKQTALLDADDPVSQLHKCAFYLKDTERMYLCLSQERIIQFQATPCPKEPNKEMINDGASWTIISTDKAEYTFYEGMGPVQSPVTPVPVVESLQLNGGGDVAMLELTGQNFTPNLRVWFGDVEAETMYRCAESMLCVVPDISAFREGWRWVRQPVQVPVTLVRNDGLIYSTSLTFTYTPEPGPRPHCNAAGAILRASNSGLLSNSGPPEAGAGVYGPGTGVTSSSAAAAVVS
- the rbpjb gene encoding recombination signal binding protein for immunoglobulin kappa J region b isoform X1: MQRFSDMTWKLGRVKIKSHCQATPLSETQLFIVCIQIVWSLECVSIHQLGWAKIQRPLSSHGQTSLRVGKTCHVKAKRKFGERPQPQRLTREAMRNYLKERGDQTVMILHAKVAQKSYGNEKRFFCPPPCVYLMGSGWKKKKEQMERDGCSEQESQPCAFIGIGNSDQEMQQLNLEGKNYCTAKTLYISDSDKRKHFMLSVKMFYGNSADIGVFLSKRIKVISKPSKKKQSLKNADLCIASGTKVALFNRLRSQTVSTRYLHVEGGNFHASSQQWGAFYIHLLDDEESEGEEFTVRDGYIHYGQTVKLVCSVTGMALPRLIIRKVDKQTALLDADDPVSQLHKCAFYLKDTERMYLCLSQERIIQFQATPCPKEPNKEMINDGASWTIISTDKAEYTFYEGMGPVQSPVTPVPVVESLQLNGGGDVAMLELTGQNFTPNLRVWFGDVEAETMYRCAESMLCVVPDISAFREGWRWVRQPVQVPVTLVRNDGLIYSTSLTFTYTPEPGPRPHCNAAGAILRASNSGLLSNSGPPEAGAGVYGPGTGVTSSSAAAAVVS
- the cckar gene encoding cholecystokinin receptor type A isoform X2, giving the protein MDAFTLREMLNSTEMSRFLCNLGVSNLSGCEPARIVRPDVSVKDFDNAVRVFLYCVIFLVSVVGNGLIVAVLSRNRRMRTVTNLFLLSLAVSDLMVALVCIPFTLISNLMRTFIFSNGTCKMVMYFMGVSVSVSTYNMVAIALERYSAICRPLSSKTWQTKSHALKVISATWLTSLSLMLPYIASSSLKPFNRRDNTVGYMCRMMWQNQNLLAYWYTSLLLLLFFLPGAVILTAYGLISVELYKGIRFELSNRTSAKDRPASFSSLRTSDSDGCYLHLKKRFTAHGKGNAGNAATTVGRLGIRSNTANLLAKKRVVRMLLVIVCLFFVCWTPIFVVNAWQAYDPRLVHRLTGAPISFIHLLSYTSTCVNPIIYCFMNKRFRQGMVTTFSSLQLKARTMDLWNQIIEAKWYEGPEESALHRRQERRRQKRHQKHQEKRQQRLARRHVPFPQQLVKESVQESPQQIPEPMPEPNNENSIEEIGDSFVELYIPPYPEQQVEQNPDQNAEQNQSQGALGTLTSYISFTSIRSLLPPELV